The DNA segment TCCGCTCGGTCAAGTAGCGGTAGAAGCCTGCCATGTCCTGACAGATCACCGTCACCATCACGTTCGTCGGGCCGGTCGTGGCGGCGGCGAAGACGACCTCTTCGTGGGTCGCCAGGGCCGCGCCGATCGCAGCGAGCCGGGACGGCGCCACGGAGAGCCAGAGGATGACCCTGCCGCGGAAGCCGAGTGACTCGGGGTCGATCTCGACGTCGGTGAAGAGGGCGCCGGTGCCGAGCAGCTCGCGGAGCCGGCGCCGGACGGTCGACTCCGGCCAGCCCGTCGCGGTCGCGAGCTCGGTGAACCCGAGGCGTCCGTCCCCGGCGAGGGCGTCGATGAGGGGCTGATCGGTGTCGGTCAGGGTGGTCGTGCCGGGAAGTCGCTCGGGGGTCAGGGCGGCGGCCTGTTCCGGGGTGAGGGCGGCGTCCCGGTTGTCCGGGCCGGTGGCGCCGCCGGTGAACTGGTGGATCAGGCAGTGCGCGGTCACCGATATGAGCCGGGGCGTACGGGGCAGCTTCTCCAGGAGGAGGGACTCCCAGTCAGCGGCGGCCGGCACCCGTACCGAACAGGAGATCTCTGTCCCTCCGCTGGTCAGACTCACCCAGACGGTGTCCCGCCGGCGTGCCAGCGCTCCGGCGATGGCCATCGCCGCATCCGGCGCCGACCGCATCCGGATGAGCCACATCTCCTGGTTCAGCGTGATCGGGTTCGGCAGGGCCACGACGCGCAGGGCCGCGTGCTCGCGGAGTCTGCGGTACCGCCGGGCGACCGTCTGATCGGCGACGCCGAGGACCGCGCCGAGCTCGCGGAAGCCGGCCCGG comes from the Actinoplanes sp. OR16 genome and includes:
- a CDS encoding Lrp/AsnC family transcriptional regulator — translated: MEIDMLDRQVIHALRVNGRAGFRELGAVLGVADQTVARRYRRLREHAALRVVALPNPITLNQEMWLIRMRSAPDAAMAIAGALARRRDTVWVSLTSGGTEISCSVRVPAAADWESLLLEKLPRTPRLISVTAHCLIHQFTGGATGPDNRDAALTPEQAAALTPERLPGTTTLTDTDQPLIDALAGDGRLGFTELATATGWPESTVRRRLRELLGTGALFTDVEIDPESLGFRGRVILWLSVAPSRLAAIGAALATHEEVVFAAATTGPTNVMVTVICQDMAGFYRYLTERIGSLDGVERVESAPLLRHVKQVGTVR